In Chryseobacterium camelliae, one DNA window encodes the following:
- a CDS encoding TetR/AcrR family transcriptional regulator: MRKKFTEKQIYILDVAEELIAKQGYEGTSVRDICSKAGINVAMISYYFGSKEKMMSYLYQYRVLKTRENFSEFADTIKDGKPEMQMKEIIKYIVGQLFKYNYFHGFVTQELRHTDSVKNELLDFYQLFVRKLDDVIKKGVASGVFTFTPKPEDVLTTIIGSTLFVIRNRNFYEMYVPNKDEETYAKEAEKKVRMNLLLSIFAILGYAAD, encoded by the coding sequence ATGAGAAAAAAATTTACTGAAAAACAAATCTATATTCTGGATGTTGCAGAGGAACTCATTGCCAAACAGGGATATGAGGGCACATCCGTTAGGGATATATGTTCCAAAGCCGGCATTAATGTCGCAATGATTTCCTACTATTTTGGGTCAAAGGAAAAAATGATGTCCTACCTTTACCAGTACCGGGTACTGAAGACCCGGGAAAACTTTTCGGAATTTGCAGATACCATTAAAGACGGCAAGCCGGAAATGCAGATGAAGGAGATCATCAAATATATTGTAGGACAACTGTTTAAATACAACTACTTTCACGGTTTTGTCACCCAGGAGCTTCGTCATACGGACAGTGTGAAGAACGAGTTGCTGGACTTTTACCAGCTTTTTGTGAGAAAGCTTGATGATGTCATCAAGAAAGGAGTGGCTTCAGGAGTGTTCACCTTTACCCCGAAACCAGAAGATGTTCTTACCACCATTATCGGATCTACACTGTTTGTTATCCGTAACCGTAATTTCTACGAAATGTATGTCCCTAACAAAGATGAGGAAACCTATGCTAAGGAAGCTGAGAAGAAAGTAAGGATGAATCTCTTACTCAGCATTTTTGCTATCCTGGGATACGCTGCAGACTAA
- a CDS encoding outer membrane protein assembly factor BamD: MKKYILGLFAVAVVSSCISQQDKAMKSADKNYILKVANENFAKKKWKNALALYDRLPNLVAGTDDAPNVVFNSAYANYYDKNYRLAGSQFKNFSISFPQDSRKEEAAYMSALCYYEGSMDYNLDQSSTELAINELQDFLNNYPNSERSKNINQLIDELAYKLEFKAYENAKQYYKMAEYKAANVAFENVLDDFPSTKLRPKIYDYIMKSRYELATKSVYDLKDERIESALSFTKQVEKELPNTEYAKTAVDLRGKLEKEKQDFAVVKKQTEAKIAALTAKQKREADRLAEKNKTEQQMKDQIDAEKKAKQIQRDSAAIQTPPPAATFKIQR, encoded by the coding sequence ATGAAAAAATATATTTTAGGTCTTTTTGCTGTTGCGGTGGTTTCATCATGTATAAGCCAGCAGGACAAAGCAATGAAGAGTGCTGATAAGAATTACATCCTTAAAGTAGCCAATGAGAATTTCGCCAAAAAGAAATGGAAAAATGCACTGGCACTTTATGACAGGCTTCCGAACCTGGTTGCAGGTACCGATGATGCCCCGAATGTGGTTTTCAATTCTGCATATGCCAATTACTACGATAAAAATTACCGGTTGGCAGGAAGCCAGTTCAAGAATTTTTCCATCAGTTTTCCGCAGGACAGCAGAAAAGAAGAGGCAGCTTATATGTCTGCGCTTTGTTATTACGAAGGTTCAATGGATTATAACCTGGATCAGTCCAGTACGGAGCTTGCGATCAACGAGCTTCAGGACTTCCTGAACAACTATCCCAATTCCGAAAGATCTAAAAATATCAATCAGCTCATCGATGAGCTCGCTTACAAGCTTGAATTCAAAGCCTACGAAAATGCGAAACAGTATTATAAAATGGCTGAGTACAAGGCTGCCAATGTAGCTTTTGAAAACGTGCTGGATGATTTCCCGAGTACCAAGCTACGCCCGAAAATCTATGATTACATCATGAAGTCCAGGTATGAGCTGGCTACTAAATCTGTTTACGACCTTAAGGATGAACGTATAGAAAGTGCATTGTCTTTTACCAAACAGGTAGAAAAAGAACTTCCAAATACGGAATATGCTAAGACTGCGGTAGACCTAAGGGGGAAACTGGAAAAGGAAAAGCAGGATTTCGCCGTGGTAAAAAAACAGACTGAAGCTAAAATAGCAGCCCTTACGGCAAAACAGAAAAGAGAAGCGGACAGGCTTGCTGAAAAAAATAAAACAGAGCAGCAGATGAAGGATCAGATAGATGCAGAGAAAAAAGCAAAGCAGATCCAGAGGGATAGCGCCGCGATTCAGACCCCTCCGCCGGCAGCGACTTTCAAAATTCAAAGATAA
- the miaB gene encoding tRNA (N6-isopentenyl adenosine(37)-C2)-methylthiotransferase MiaB — protein MQEKYIDETKQGEAFAIAERSGNSKKLFLESYGCQMNFSDSEIVASILNEQGYNTTLKAEEADLILLNTCSIREKAEQTVRMRLSQFKNLKKERPNMTVGVLGCMAERLKTKFLEEEQLVDLVVGPDAYRDLPNLLKETEDGRDAINVILSKEETYADINPVRLGGNGVTAFVTITRGCDNMCTFCVVPFTRGRERSRDPHSIIEECKNLWDSGYKEITLLGQNVDSYLWYGGGPKKDFAKASEMQKLTAVNFAQLLDMVALAVPEMRIRFSTSNPQDMSLEVFRMIAKHENICKYVHLPVQSGSNNMLLAMNRQHTREEYLELIRKAKEIVPDIAFSQDMIVGFCNETEEDHQDTLSLMREVEYDYGYMFAYSERPGTPAHKKMEDNIPADVKQRRLAEVIALQGELSRNRMRSYVGKTHQVLIEGTSKKNENQWKGRNSQNAVCVFDKLEGQKIGDIVNVFVFDNTQGTLLGETVQ, from the coding sequence GTGCAGGAAAAATATATAGACGAAACCAAACAGGGAGAAGCTTTTGCCATTGCAGAACGATCCGGGAACTCCAAGAAACTTTTTCTGGAAAGCTATGGCTGCCAGATGAATTTCTCAGATTCCGAGATTGTAGCTTCTATCCTTAATGAACAGGGATATAACACTACTCTGAAAGCAGAGGAAGCAGACCTTATCCTTCTGAACACATGCTCCATCCGCGAAAAGGCTGAGCAAACTGTAAGGATGAGACTGTCCCAGTTTAAGAACCTTAAAAAGGAAAGGCCGAATATGACGGTAGGAGTACTGGGATGTATGGCGGAAAGGCTGAAAACCAAATTCCTTGAAGAGGAACAGCTGGTAGACCTTGTCGTAGGTCCAGATGCTTACAGGGATCTGCCTAACCTTCTCAAGGAAACTGAAGACGGCCGGGATGCCATCAACGTAATCCTGTCTAAAGAGGAGACCTATGCAGATATCAATCCGGTTCGTCTGGGAGGTAACGGCGTAACGGCTTTTGTAACGATTACCAGAGGCTGTGATAATATGTGTACCTTCTGTGTCGTTCCTTTTACGAGGGGACGCGAAAGAAGCCGGGACCCGCATTCCATTATCGAAGAATGTAAAAACTTATGGGACAGCGGCTATAAAGAAATTACCCTTTTGGGCCAGAACGTAGATTCCTATCTATGGTATGGAGGCGGACCGAAAAAAGACTTTGCCAAAGCTTCGGAAATGCAGAAGCTTACTGCTGTTAATTTTGCCCAGCTGCTAGATATGGTAGCTTTAGCGGTACCGGAAATGAGGATCCGTTTCTCCACCTCAAATCCTCAGGACATGAGCCTTGAGGTATTCAGGATGATCGCTAAACACGAAAACATCTGCAAATATGTTCACCTTCCGGTACAGAGCGGAAGCAATAATATGCTTCTGGCCATGAACCGCCAGCATACCCGTGAAGAATATCTGGAGCTGATCAGAAAAGCAAAAGAAATTGTTCCGGATATCGCATTCTCTCAGGATATGATCGTAGGTTTCTGCAATGAAACCGAAGAAGATCACCAGGATACACTAAGCCTGATGCGGGAAGTGGAATACGATTACGGATATATGTTTGCGTATTCGGAACGTCCGGGGACGCCTGCCCATAAAAAAATGGAGGATAATATTCCTGCAGATGTAAAGCAGAGGCGCCTGGCGGAGGTTATTGCCTTACAGGGTGAACTTTCCAGAAACAGGATGAGGTCTTATGTGGGAAAAACACATCAGGTGCTTATTGAAGGAACTTCAAAGAAGAATGAAAACCAGTGGAAGGGAAGGAATTCCCAGAATGCCGTTTGTGTATTCGATAAACTCGAAGGACAGAAGATAGGTGACATTGTGAACGTTTTTGTCTTCGACAATACACAGGGCACGCTTTTAGGGGAAACCGTTCAGTAA
- the lptE gene encoding LPS assembly lipoprotein LptE: MNINKQEFLQYIKISFLLVFCMGMLHSCYSFTGSSLTDEKTIQINEFPNNAALVNPTLSQQFSTDIQNRFLQRTTLKGTKENPDILVEGEITDYSITPTTISSTTTSTNTGGVINESQNKLTITVKVHYENKLHPELSFDRTYSDEAVFNNNLSQSDIESSQVKLVTERIINKIFNDIVANW; encoded by the coding sequence ATGAATATTAATAAACAAGAGTTTTTGCAATACATCAAGATTTCTTTCCTGCTGGTATTCTGCATGGGAATGCTTCATTCCTGCTACAGTTTTACCGGATCATCCCTTACGGATGAAAAGACGATTCAGATCAATGAATTTCCCAACAATGCCGCTCTGGTGAATCCAACATTGTCCCAGCAGTTTTCAACGGATATTCAGAATCGCTTTCTGCAAAGGACAACCTTGAAAGGGACCAAAGAAAATCCGGATATCCTTGTTGAAGGAGAGATTACGGACTATTCCATTACTCCTACCACCATCAGCTCCACTACCACTTCAACCAATACCGGAGGAGTAATCAATGAATCACAGAATAAACTGACCATTACTGTAAAAGTTCATTATGAAAATAAGCTGCACCCGGAGCTGAGCTTTGACAGGACCTATTCTGATGAGGCGGTATTCAATAACAACCTGTCGCAGAGCGATATCGAATCTTCTCAGGTGAAGCTGGTTACAGAAAGAATTATTAATAAAATATTTAACGATATTGTAGCAAACTGGTAA
- the rnpA gene encoding ribonuclease P protein component: MTNFTYPRTEKLKRNTEISLLFEKGRWKTHGSLRIIVLKNKPSAPVEQAKFGVSVSKKYFKKAVYRNRIKRLLRECYRLNKGLFREAFGEQSITMLFWASSELPKHFRDVEAQFISLCRSQKKS, encoded by the coding sequence ATGACAAATTTTACTTATCCCAGAACTGAAAAACTTAAGAGAAATACTGAAATTTCGCTGCTTTTTGAAAAAGGCAGATGGAAAACACATGGGAGCCTGAGAATCATTGTTCTCAAAAACAAACCTTCCGCTCCTGTGGAACAGGCGAAGTTTGGGGTGTCTGTTTCTAAAAAATATTTTAAGAAGGCTGTATACAGAAACAGGATCAAAAGGCTGCTGCGGGAATGCTACCGCTTGAATAAAGGGCTTTTCAGGGAAGCTTTCGGAGAACAGTCTATCACAATGCTTTTCTGGGCATCATCAGAATTGCCTAAACACTTCCGGGACGTTGAAGCTCAGTTTATCAGCCTCTGCCGTTCACAAAAAAAATCCTGA
- a CDS encoding sigma-54 interaction domain-containing protein — translation MSAELQNIKNRFGIIGNFPALNRALEKAIQVAPTDISVLVIGESGVGKEFIPKIIHSESRRKHQPYIVVNCGAIPEGTIDSELFGHEKGAFTGATATRKGYFEVADGGTIFLDEVGELPLQTQVRLLRVLESGEFMKVGSSQVQKTNVRIVAATNVNMMKAIQDGRFREDLYYRLNTVQIDMPPLRERKGDIHLLFRKFAIDFAEKYRMPELELEPSGIHYIESYTFPGNVRQLRNLVEQMTVVERNRKVTAEKLAEYIPMESHLPMVVNTPNNAKQNDFSTEREIMYKILFDMRNDINDLKSLTSELIKNKGTDLSSHEKNLINRIYTPSDNQQQAASSNSLLYFEDRDNIQTPTIISNPDSSYEDIEEIEVEENRPESLSLQNNEKDLIIKALEKHKGRRNKAADELGISQRTLYRKIKQYNLED, via the coding sequence ATGTCAGCAGAACTTCAGAATATAAAAAACCGTTTCGGGATCATCGGGAACTTCCCGGCCCTGAACCGTGCCCTGGAAAAAGCCATCCAGGTAGCGCCTACGGATATTTCCGTTCTGGTTATCGGGGAAAGTGGTGTGGGTAAAGAATTTATTCCTAAAATCATTCATTCAGAATCGAGGAGGAAACATCAGCCTTATATTGTAGTGAACTGTGGAGCAATCCCGGAGGGAACCATTGATTCCGAATTATTCGGGCACGAAAAAGGAGCCTTCACAGGAGCTACGGCTACCCGGAAAGGATATTTTGAGGTAGCAGACGGCGGAACCATATTTCTTGATGAGGTAGGAGAACTGCCGTTACAGACCCAGGTACGCCTGTTGAGAGTACTGGAAAGCGGTGAATTCATGAAGGTAGGTTCGTCACAGGTCCAGAAAACCAATGTAAGAATTGTAGCAGCTACCAATGTGAACATGATGAAGGCTATTCAGGACGGCAGGTTCCGTGAAGATCTGTACTACCGTCTGAATACCGTACAGATCGATATGCCTCCTTTAAGAGAAAGGAAGGGAGATATCCACCTGCTGTTCAGGAAATTTGCCATAGACTTTGCAGAGAAATACAGGATGCCTGAGCTTGAGCTTGAACCCAGTGGCATTCATTATATAGAAAGCTATACCTTTCCCGGAAACGTACGTCAGCTGAGAAACTTAGTTGAACAGATGACCGTTGTGGAGAGGAACCGGAAAGTAACGGCAGAAAAACTGGCTGAATATATTCCTATGGAATCTCATCTGCCTATGGTTGTCAACACACCTAACAATGCCAAACAGAATGACTTCAGCACCGAAAGGGAGATCATGTATAAAATCCTTTTCGATATGCGGAATGATATCAATGATTTAAAGTCTCTCACATCAGAACTGATCAAGAATAAAGGAACGGATCTCAGCAGCCATGAGAAAAACCTGATCAACAGGATTTATACCCCTTCGGATAACCAGCAGCAGGCAGCTTCTTCAAATTCCCTGCTGTATTTTGAAGACCGTGACAACATTCAGACCCCTACGATTATTTCCAATCCGGACAGCAGTTATGAAGACATTGAAGAGATTGAGGTAGAGGAAAACCGGCCGGAATCCCTTTCACTCCAGAATAACGAAAAAGATTTGATTATCAAAGCCCTGGAGAAGCATAAAGGACGCAGGAATAAGGCTGCCGACGAACTGGGAATTTCCCAAAGGACCTTGTACAGAAAAATAAAACAATATAACTTAGAAGACTAA
- a CDS encoding tRNA threonylcarbamoyladenosine dehydratase, producing the protein MDKYWLERTELLVKEEGLEKLIKSNVLVVGLGGVGSFAAEFLARAGIGNMTIVDGDTVDITNINRQLPALRSTVGKHKVDVVAERLMDINPDLKLTKINEFLNPERMDEILDSAPFDYVLDCIDSVTPKLCLIIAAKRRRIKIVSSMGAGGKTDPSKVMVRDISKTEHCHLARQVRKRLKKEKIDKGVRCVFANDIQDEESLKMTDGTNYKRSFYGTISYMPAIFGLYAASEVINYLLDKK; encoded by the coding sequence ATGGATAAATACTGGTTGGAGAGAACAGAGCTTCTGGTAAAAGAGGAAGGCCTGGAAAAACTGATAAAATCAAATGTCCTTGTCGTAGGATTGGGTGGCGTAGGTTCTTTTGCCGCTGAATTCCTTGCCAGAGCCGGGATTGGCAATATGACCATTGTAGACGGTGACACGGTTGATATCACGAATATCAACAGACAACTGCCTGCTTTGAGATCTACCGTAGGAAAACATAAAGTAGATGTGGTTGCAGAAAGGCTTATGGATATCAATCCTGATCTTAAACTGACCAAGATCAATGAATTCCTGAATCCTGAAAGGATGGATGAGATACTTGATTCTGCACCTTTCGATTATGTCCTGGACTGTATCGACAGTGTAACGCCTAAGCTTTGCCTGATTATCGCAGCTAAGCGGAGAAGGATTAAAATTGTAAGTTCCATGGGAGCCGGGGGAAAAACAGATCCGAGCAAGGTGATGGTGAGGGATATCAGCAAGACGGAGCACTGCCACCTGGCAAGACAGGTAAGAAAAAGGCTGAAAAAAGAAAAGATCGACAAAGGGGTTCGCTGTGTTTTCGCCAATGACATACAGGATGAAGAAAGCCTTAAGATGACGGATGGCACCAATTATAAAAGGTCATTCTATGGCACGATCAGTTATATGCCGGCGATCTTCGGATTGTATGCTGCCTCAGAAGTGATCAATTATCTGCTGGATAAAAAATAA
- the coaBC gene encoding bifunctional phosphopantothenoylcysteine decarboxylase/phosphopantothenate--cysteine ligase CoaBC, whose protein sequence is MSSLSGKKILIAISGGIAAYKIHFLIRDFIKKGAEVQAIMTPDAEHFVTKLSIATLSKNPVYSDFYGDNGTWNSHVEMALWADVMIVAPCTAGTLAKMTHGICDNLVIATYMSAKCPVFIAPAMDLDMYQHPSTKQNLELAEDFGNLIIPAESGELASGLIGQGRMAEPATIVYAVEEFFSSAGRKRSLEGKMVLITAGPTYEAIDPVRFIGNHSSGKMGYSLAEEAAERGAKVILVSGPSGMVVKHPSIELYRVTSAKEMMAKVFEFYEHTDIGIASAAVADYAPREVAKEKIKKKDEHLTIELVKNPDILKTMGEQKRHQFLVGFALETENEEENAQAKMQKKNLDMIVLNSLRDKGAGFRNDTNRIKIFTPAGKKEFALKSKEEVARDILDCIEAEILK, encoded by the coding sequence ATGAGCAGCCTTTCCGGAAAAAAAATTCTTATCGCAATCTCCGGTGGAATTGCAGCCTATAAAATTCATTTCCTGATCCGCGACTTCATAAAAAAAGGAGCGGAAGTACAGGCTATCATGACGCCTGATGCAGAGCACTTCGTAACCAAGCTCAGCATAGCCACTTTATCCAAAAATCCTGTATACTCAGATTTTTATGGGGATAACGGCACCTGGAACAGCCATGTGGAAATGGCGTTATGGGCTGATGTGATGATTGTGGCGCCCTGTACGGCCGGAACCCTGGCCAAAATGACCCATGGAATCTGTGATAACCTGGTTATCGCTACTTATATGTCCGCTAAATGTCCGGTCTTCATCGCACCAGCTATGGACCTCGATATGTATCAGCACCCTTCCACAAAACAGAACCTTGAGCTGGCGGAAGATTTCGGAAATCTGATCATCCCTGCCGAAAGCGGGGAGCTGGCCAGTGGATTGATAGGACAGGGAAGGATGGCGGAACCTGCAACGATCGTATATGCTGTTGAAGAGTTTTTCAGTTCGGCAGGCCGGAAAAGAAGCCTTGAGGGAAAAATGGTGTTGATTACAGCGGGCCCGACTTATGAGGCAATTGATCCGGTAAGATTTATCGGCAACCATTCATCCGGAAAAATGGGTTACTCGCTGGCTGAAGAAGCGGCTGAAAGGGGTGCAAAAGTAATTCTGGTCTCAGGGCCTTCCGGCATGGTTGTAAAGCATCCCTCCATTGAGCTTTATCGGGTAACTTCGGCAAAAGAAATGATGGCTAAAGTGTTCGAATTTTATGAACATACGGATATCGGTATTGCCAGCGCAGCAGTGGCAGACTATGCCCCGAGAGAGGTGGCGAAAGAAAAAATCAAAAAGAAGGATGAGCATCTGACCATTGAATTGGTGAAAAATCCGGATATCCTCAAGACCATGGGTGAACAGAAAAGACATCAGTTCCTGGTGGGATTTGCCCTGGAAACCGAAAATGAAGAAGAAAATGCACAGGCCAAAATGCAGAAGAAAAACCTGGATATGATTGTGCTGAACTCACTCCGGGATAAGGGGGCAGGTTTCCGGAACGATACCAACCGCATAAAAATCTTTACTCCGGCAGGAAAAAAAGAATTTGCACTGAAATCCAAAGAAGAGGTGGCCCGGGATATTCTCGACTGTATTGAAGCAGAAATTCTCAAATAA
- a CDS encoding TatD family hydrolase, whose product MEFFDFHHHKKTRPFGIYNADIQEPPPDFPYSAGIHPKDIDQSGMQPQLERLQELAGHALCIAIGECGLDSMVAADQHLQEEMFMKQIRISNDVGKPLIIHCVRKYYEVIAFRKKAEQAMVIHGFNKKKGIAEDLIRNNFHLSFGKAVLYNLSLQDTLKTVPVNRIFLETDHEDFDIAELYQKTAEIKGLTVEVLNEQIRENLAQIKNG is encoded by the coding sequence ATGGAGTTTTTTGATTTTCACCACCATAAGAAAACCCGTCCTTTCGGGATCTATAATGCGGATATTCAGGAACCTCCCCCTGATTTCCCGTATTCTGCAGGAATCCACCCAAAAGATATTGATCAGAGCGGCATGCAGCCTCAGCTTGAACGACTGCAAGAGCTGGCCGGTCATGCCCTTTGCATTGCTATCGGGGAATGCGGACTGGATTCTATGGTGGCGGCAGACCAGCATCTTCAGGAAGAGATGTTCATGAAGCAGATCCGGATTTCGAATGATGTAGGAAAACCTCTCATCATCCATTGTGTCCGCAAATATTACGAGGTGATTGCTTTCAGGAAAAAGGCAGAGCAGGCGATGGTCATCCATGGATTCAACAAAAAAAAAGGTATTGCCGAAGATCTGATCAGGAATAATTTTCACCTCAGTTTTGGAAAAGCGGTTTTGTATAATTTATCTTTGCAGGATACTTTGAAAACCGTTCCCGTGAACAGGATTTTCCTGGAAACAGATCATGAGGATTTTGACATCGCGGAACTGTATCAAAAAACAGCGGAAATAAAGGGCCTTACTGTAGAGGTACTTAATGAACAGATTAGAGAAAATTTAGCGCAGATAAAAAATGGATAA
- a CDS encoding DNA-directed RNA polymerase subunit omega: MSVKDTKAEVNTITYDKDKIEEKVGSIYEAIVIMGKRAEQINAEIRTELHNKLDEFAVHNSTLEEVFENREQIEISKHYEKLPKPTSIAVEEWLNGDIYFRKTDDRK, from the coding sequence ATGAGTGTAAAAGATACCAAAGCAGAAGTCAATACGATTACTTACGATAAAGATAAGATTGAAGAAAAAGTAGGTTCCATCTATGAGGCTATTGTTATCATGGGTAAAAGAGCAGAGCAGATCAATGCGGAAATCCGTACAGAACTGCACAATAAGCTTGACGAATTTGCCGTTCATAATTCTACACTGGAAGAGGTTTTCGAAAACCGGGAACAGATCGAAATTTCCAAGCATTATGAAAAATTGCCTAAGCCTACCTCTATTGCTGTAGAAGAATGGCTGAACGGAGACATCTACTTCAGAAAAACTGACGATAGAAAATAA